A genomic segment from Saprospiraceae bacterium encodes:
- a CDS encoding PspC family transcriptional regulator: MIEVKNLLEKSAFGVCNYLADKMGIATSRVRLYFIYATFVTLGSPILFYLVGIFWLNLKRYIKNKPNLIRQ, from the coding sequence ATGATTGAAGTAAAGAACTTACTTGAGAAATCAGCCTTCGGGGTTTGCAATTATTTGGCAGATAAAATGGGGATCGCCACTTCGAGGGTAAGGCTTTATTTTATTTATGCGACTTTTGTGACCCTTGGTTCGCCCATCTTATTCTACCTGGTTGGTATCTTTTGGCTTAATCTAAAACGCTACATTAAAAACAAGCCCAACCTCATCAGGCAGTAA
- the ggt gene encoding gamma-glutamyltransferase, translated as MPKIRNRSIFILFFLFGLLLVSTADAQGLPYQSHKSALGASAMVVAPHPLATQVGLDILKAGGNAIDATVAVQFALAVVYPRAGNIGGGGFMVIRTQDGEKAAIDYREKGPAKASRNMYLDEKGDLIPGLSTTGHLAAGVPGTVDGLIQAHEKYGLLDFGLLVQPAIELAAKGFPISQTEANRLNGFQADFKAVNDEPNPFIKTEWKEGDILRQEKLAETLLRIKKKGRAGFYKGKTATALVKEMKEGNGIISKSDLKQYHAKWRTPIQGKYKSYNIIAMPPSSSGGVALLQLLKMVEPYPIEAWGFHDPKTIHLMVEAERRAYADRSQHLGDTDFYAVPLDSLLDSLYIARRMDNFSPEKASLSSDILAGHFTGQIKESFETTHTSIVDAKGNAVSLTTTLNSNYGCKVWVDGAGFFLNNEMDDFSAKPGVPNQFGLVGAEANAIAAGKRMLSSMTPTIVEKDGELFMVLGAPGGSTIITAVFQVFLNVAAFNMDLEAAVNAPRFHHQWLPDRILMEKDGFSAATKEKLMAMKHQLYEVNYMAVIKAIHRLANGQWQGVGDKRNPDDDAQGY; from the coding sequence ATGCCAAAAATTAGGAACAGGTCTATTTTTATTTTATTTTTTTTGTTTGGCCTATTATTGGTGTCCACTGCCGATGCGCAGGGCTTACCCTACCAAAGCCATAAAAGTGCCCTAGGCGCCTCGGCTATGGTTGTTGCCCCCCATCCACTTGCTACCCAGGTTGGCTTGGATATATTAAAAGCTGGCGGCAATGCTATAGATGCGACCGTGGCCGTCCAATTTGCCCTCGCAGTCGTTTACCCGAGAGCCGGGAATATTGGCGGTGGCGGTTTTATGGTGATCCGTACCCAAGATGGGGAAAAGGCTGCTATTGATTACCGAGAGAAAGGACCTGCCAAAGCCAGTCGCAACATGTATTTGGACGAAAAGGGTGACCTAATTCCTGGTTTAAGTACTACCGGGCATTTGGCGGCGGGGGTACCGGGGACGGTAGATGGCCTAATCCAAGCACACGAAAAATATGGTTTATTGGATTTTGGACTGCTCGTTCAGCCTGCCATTGAATTAGCCGCAAAAGGATTTCCTATTAGTCAAACTGAAGCGAATCGGTTAAATGGATTTCAAGCAGACTTTAAGGCGGTCAACGATGAACCCAATCCGTTCATTAAAACGGAGTGGAAAGAAGGTGATATTTTGCGCCAGGAAAAGCTAGCAGAGACTTTATTGCGCATAAAAAAGAAAGGTCGGGCGGGTTTTTATAAAGGCAAAACGGCGACAGCTCTTGTAAAGGAGATGAAAGAGGGGAATGGAATTATCAGCAAAAGTGATTTAAAACAATACCATGCCAAATGGCGGACGCCAATTCAGGGAAAATATAAATCCTATAACATTATAGCTATGCCTCCCTCCTCCAGTGGTGGGGTGGCACTACTGCAATTGTTAAAAATGGTAGAGCCCTACCCTATCGAAGCATGGGGCTTTCATGATCCCAAAACCATCCACCTCATGGTAGAAGCGGAGCGACGCGCTTATGCGGATCGTTCTCAACACCTGGGAGATACCGATTTTTATGCGGTTCCTTTGGATTCCCTCCTAGACTCCCTTTACATTGCAAGGCGCATGGATAATTTCTCTCCAGAAAAGGCCTCCTTGAGTAGTGATATTCTCGCTGGCCATTTTACTGGACAGATCAAGGAAAGCTTTGAAACAACCCACACCTCTATCGTTGATGCCAAAGGCAACGCCGTATCCTTAACCACCACCCTCAACTCCAACTACGGCTGTAAGGTATGGGTCGATGGTGCCGGTTTTTTCCTCAATAACGAGATGGATGACTTTAGTGCCAAACCTGGCGTACCCAACCAATTTGGGTTGGTCGGTGCCGAAGCCAATGCCATTGCGGCGGGTAAACGAATGCTCAGTTCTATGACTCCCACCATCGTAGAAAAGGATGGTGAATTGTTTATGGTGCTTGGCGCCCCAGGGGGGTCCACTATTATCACCGCCGTTTTTCAGGTTTTTCTGAATGTAGCAGCCTTCAATATGGATCTCGAAGCGGCCGTAAATGCGCCTCGATTTCACCATCAGTGGCTCCCTGATCGCATTCTCATGGAAAAGGATGGGTTTTCAGCAGCAACCAAGGAAAAATTAATGGCCATGAAGCATCAGCTGTATGAAGTCAATTATATGGCTGTCATTAAAGCCATTCATCGCTTGGCCAATGGACAATGGCAGGGGGTCGGTGATAAGCGCAACCCTGATGATGACGCACAGGGATATTGA
- a CDS encoding DUF4159 domain-containing protein, with protein sequence MMKKSFYAFSLLVCFTLAFTHKQEPVLKMGLLKYAGGGDWYSNPTSLPNLAKFCNQELGTSFTPDYAVVEVGSAELFNYPIVHMTGHGNVLFSNAEAENLRNYLIGGGFLHVDDNYGIDPYIRVAMKKVFPDQEFTELPFQHPIYHQKFDFKNGLPKIHKHDEKPPQGFGLFWEDRLVCFYTYECDLGDGWEDPEVHKDPEEVRQQALQMGANIVRFAFEQ encoded by the coding sequence ATGATGAAAAAATCCTTTTATGCTTTTAGCTTGTTGGTTTGTTTTACCCTGGCTTTTACCCACAAACAAGAACCCGTGCTGAAGATGGGTTTATTGAAATATGCAGGTGGCGGAGATTGGTATTCCAACCCTACTTCTTTGCCCAACTTGGCCAAGTTTTGCAACCAAGAGTTGGGTACGAGTTTTACCCCCGATTATGCCGTCGTGGAAGTCGGAAGTGCAGAGTTATTCAATTATCCAATTGTACATATGACCGGCCACGGCAATGTCCTTTTTTCGAACGCGGAGGCTGAAAACCTTCGGAATTACCTCATCGGAGGGGGATTTCTGCATGTGGATGACAATTATGGGATCGATCCTTATATTAGGGTTGCCATGAAAAAGGTTTTTCCTGACCAGGAGTTCACCGAATTGCCTTTTCAGCATCCCATTTACCACCAGAAATTTGACTTCAAAAATGGGCTGCCAAAAATTCACAAACATGACGAAAAACCACCCCAAGGCTTTGGATTGTTTTGGGAAGATCGCCTGGTCTGCTTTTATACTTATGAGTGCGATTTAGGTGATGGTTGGGAAGATCCCGAGGTGCACAAAGACCCCGAGGAGGTCCGTCAGCAGGCATTGCAAATGGGGGCAAATATTGTCCGTTTCGCTTTTGAGCAGTAA